A part of Paenibacillus sp. 481 genomic DNA contains:
- a CDS encoding calcium-translocating P-type ATPase, SERCA-type: protein MEQSELNHNQNQSQHPNEHSNTEHPFHTLTVEQSISQLQTSNEGLSDTEVVTRQERYGKNMLQEAKRKSILARILEQFKDVMIIILLVAAVLAGVLGEIADSIIILFVVVLNAVLGVIQENKAEQALSALKQMSSPSAAVQRQGQVRTVKAEELVPGDIVLLEAGNVVPADMRLIESASLKIEEAALTGESVPVEKQVDPLEKADIVIGDRKNMAYMSSSVTYGRGVGVVTSTGTQTEVGKIASFISQEDTDVTPLQKKLNELGKYFTIIIIAVAILIFIIGWLQGRDLLEMVLTSISLAVAAIPEGLPAIVTIILALGVQRMAKRKAIIRRLPAVETLGSTEIICSDKTGTLTQNKMTVQRIYVDGKVTAAEEVEAARDQLPGYEAFVQVMTLCNDSKVAGEGEHGKGISLIGDPTETALVDFAYNKGFDKREGEQRFPRKAEIPFDSDRKLMTTIHDMSAAHTPFRSMTKGAPDVLLERCTHIFQHGRTEPLSAEHRQQIAAANKEMASKALRVLALAYKDEPSIPADLSPDVVERDLTFIGLVGMIDPPREEVKEAVRICQAAGIRPVMITGDHRDTAAAIAKELNIIQDESGVITGAELNQISDQDFAEKVTQYSVYARVSPEHKVRIVQAWKKRGKVVAMTGDGVNDAPALKASDIGVGMGITGTEVTKGVSDMVLADDNFSTIVIAVEEGRKVYSNIRKTIQFLLSANLGEVVTLFIATLLSWKILSPIHILWINLVTDTLPALALGLEMAEPNIMNQPPRASTSSIFAEGVGTSIIYQGLIEAALTLGTYYWGLTHYTEAVAITMAFATLGLLQLTHAYNVRSNHESLFRIGLFSNKYMNYAAIISGLLVLIVILLPFLNDLFSVTPLTGNQWLIVIGAALSIIPIVEIVKIFIRSSRKSPPAA from the coding sequence ATGGAGCAGAGCGAGTTGAATCACAACCAAAATCAGAGCCAACATCCAAATGAACATAGTAACACCGAGCATCCGTTTCATACGCTAACCGTCGAGCAAAGCATATCCCAATTGCAAACTTCCAATGAGGGATTAAGCGACACCGAGGTAGTAACCCGCCAAGAACGTTACGGCAAAAATATGTTGCAAGAGGCGAAGCGCAAATCGATTCTAGCCCGTATACTCGAGCAATTTAAAGACGTTATGATCATTATTTTGCTCGTGGCGGCGGTGCTGGCAGGTGTACTCGGCGAGATTGCCGATTCGATTATTATTTTGTTCGTCGTCGTGTTGAACGCCGTCTTAGGCGTCATCCAAGAGAACAAGGCGGAGCAAGCGTTGTCCGCGCTCAAGCAGATGTCTTCCCCGAGTGCCGCCGTACAGCGGCAGGGGCAAGTTCGTACAGTCAAGGCGGAAGAGCTTGTGCCTGGGGACATTGTGTTGTTGGAAGCCGGCAACGTTGTACCTGCCGATATGCGCCTGATTGAATCCGCCTCGCTCAAAATCGAGGAGGCCGCGTTAACGGGGGAATCGGTACCTGTTGAGAAACAAGTCGATCCGTTAGAAAAAGCCGACATCGTGATCGGCGACCGTAAAAATATGGCCTATATGAGTAGCAGTGTCACGTACGGCCGTGGCGTCGGCGTCGTCACGTCGACAGGAACGCAGACTGAAGTTGGGAAAATCGCCAGCTTTATTTCCCAAGAAGATACCGATGTCACTCCCCTGCAAAAAAAGCTCAACGAGTTGGGCAAATATTTTACGATTATTATTATTGCGGTTGCGATCCTCATTTTCATCATCGGCTGGCTGCAAGGCCGCGACTTATTGGAAATGGTGTTAACGTCCATTTCATTGGCCGTTGCCGCGATCCCAGAAGGTTTGCCTGCGATCGTCACGATTATATTAGCGCTCGGCGTGCAAAGAATGGCGAAGCGCAAGGCGATTATTCGTAGGCTACCTGCGGTCGAGACGCTTGGTAGTACGGAAATTATTTGCTCCGATAAGACGGGTACACTGACGCAGAACAAAATGACCGTCCAACGCATTTATGTAGACGGCAAGGTGACTGCGGCGGAAGAGGTAGAAGCCGCTCGCGATCAGTTGCCAGGCTACGAGGCATTTGTCCAAGTCATGACGCTCTGCAACGACTCGAAGGTTGCAGGTGAAGGTGAACACGGTAAAGGCATCTCGTTAATCGGTGATCCAACCGAAACCGCACTCGTCGACTTTGCCTATAACAAAGGGTTCGACAAGCGCGAAGGCGAGCAGCGCTTCCCACGTAAAGCGGAAATTCCGTTCGATTCGGACCGGAAGCTGATGACGACGATTCATGATATGTCAGCCGCACACACGCCTTTCCGCAGCATGACCAAGGGCGCACCGGATGTGCTGCTTGAGCGCTGCACGCACATTTTCCAACATGGCCGCACTGAGCCCTTGTCTGCCGAGCATCGGCAGCAAATTGCAGCAGCGAACAAAGAGATGGCCAGCAAAGCGCTGCGCGTATTAGCTTTGGCTTACAAAGATGAGCCTTCCATTCCGGCTGATTTGTCACCGGATGTCGTTGAACGCGACCTCACCTTCATCGGTCTCGTCGGTATGATTGATCCGCCGCGCGAAGAAGTGAAGGAAGCGGTGCGCATTTGCCAAGCTGCTGGTATTCGTCCCGTTATGATTACGGGCGATCATCGCGATACGGCAGCTGCCATTGCAAAAGAGCTGAACATCATTCAAGATGAGAGCGGCGTCATCACTGGCGCAGAGCTGAACCAAATTAGCGACCAAGACTTTGCGGAAAAAGTGACCCAATATTCGGTTTACGCGCGCGTATCGCCAGAACATAAAGTACGTATCGTGCAAGCTTGGAAAAAACGAGGCAAAGTCGTCGCCATGACAGGCGATGGCGTCAACGACGCCCCTGCCCTTAAAGCTTCCGACATCGGCGTCGGCATGGGCATCACCGGAACCGAAGTAACCAAAGGCGTCTCCGACATGGTGCTCGCAGACGACAATTTCTCGACAATCGTTATCGCCGTCGAGGAAGGACGTAAAGTGTACAGCAACATTCGCAAGACGATTCAGTTCTTGCTGTCTGCCAACTTAGGTGAAGTCGTTACCCTGTTCATCGCAACCTTGCTGAGTTGGAAAATTCTTTCCCCGATCCATATTTTGTGGATCAACTTAGTTACCGACACCCTGCCAGCCTTAGCTTTAGGGTTAGAAATGGCAGAGCCGAACATTATGAACCAGCCGCCACGTGCATCAACGAGCAGTATTTTTGCTGAAGGGGTTGGCACGAGCATCATTTACCAAGGCTTGATTGAAGCCGCCTTGACGCTCGGCACCTATTATTGGGGGCTGACGCATTATACCGAAGCCGTCGCGATTACGATGGCATTTGCAACGTTAGGCTTACTTCAGCTTACGCATGCATATAACGTACGTTCCAATCATGAATCGTTGTTCCGTATCGGCTTGTTCTCGAACAAATATATGAACTATGCGGCGATTATTTCTGGCTTGCTCGTCTTAATCGTGATTTTGCTCCCGTTCCTGAACGATCTGTTTAGCGTTACCCCGCTAACGGGCAATCAGTGGCTGATCGTCATTGGCGCGGCCCTTTCCATTATTCCAATAGTGGAAATCGTCAAAATATTTATCCGTTCGAGTAGGAAGTCACCTCCTGCTGCGTAA
- a CDS encoding MFS transporter, with protein sequence MEKAMHNDSIRRPNDNLSRKWMMYDWANSGFSTTMMAAVLPIFYLSVAGAHLEGAQASGYWAYTQTIAMLIVAICAPVSGAIADLSQRKMTFLRTFAWAGATASALMMFAGEGDWLYVSALYVIAILGFSGGNTFYDSLLPDIASPEQRDDVSAKGYMFGYIGGGILLAINIVMMEMWEPLGFANKLVATQFVFLSVGIWWFVFSLPLFRAMRDPKQVVKRPLPYYAKYGFTRVFQTVRKVKQYPELLKYMVAFWFFNDGISTIIGMSAIYGAEIGIQTTHLIVALLITQFVGIPFTFLFGKFAHRIGSKRSLYVSLSIYAVIVCVGYFMETALHFYILAFMVGIVQGGSQAVARSIYSQMVPRSRAAEFFGFLSLSSKMSAAVGPAVFGTVSLLTGSTRVAILSILAFFIIGIVLLTFVNIEKGKREAELEDTRG encoded by the coding sequence ATGGAAAAAGCTATGCATAACGACTCGATTCGTCGACCCAACGATAATCTGTCGCGAAAATGGATGATGTACGATTGGGCCAATTCGGGGTTCTCTACAACGATGATGGCTGCAGTGTTACCGATATTTTATTTAAGTGTGGCGGGAGCCCATTTAGAGGGAGCGCAAGCGAGCGGATATTGGGCGTATACCCAAACGATTGCGATGTTGATCGTCGCTATATGCGCTCCGGTGTCAGGTGCAATAGCCGACTTGTCTCAACGCAAAATGACCTTTTTGCGTACATTTGCATGGGCAGGAGCGACGGCTAGCGCACTGATGATGTTTGCGGGCGAAGGTGACTGGTTATACGTCTCTGCGCTTTATGTTATCGCTATACTCGGCTTCTCTGGCGGGAATACGTTTTACGATTCTTTGCTACCGGATATTGCATCACCGGAACAGCGAGATGACGTTTCGGCCAAGGGATATATGTTCGGCTACATTGGTGGCGGCATTTTGTTGGCCATCAACATTGTGATGATGGAAATGTGGGAGCCGCTCGGGTTCGCGAACAAATTGGTGGCGACGCAATTCGTATTTTTAAGTGTAGGGATATGGTGGTTTGTGTTCTCGTTACCGTTGTTCCGTGCCATGCGTGATCCGAAGCAGGTCGTGAAGCGTCCGCTGCCGTACTACGCGAAGTACGGGTTTACGCGGGTGTTTCAAACGGTACGTAAAGTCAAGCAGTATCCTGAACTGCTGAAATATATGGTTGCGTTTTGGTTTTTTAATGATGGCATTTCCACGATTATCGGAATGTCAGCAATTTATGGGGCGGAGATCGGTATTCAGACGACGCATCTGATCGTTGCGCTGCTGATTACGCAGTTTGTCGGGATTCCGTTTACATTTCTGTTCGGAAAGTTTGCGCACCGGATCGGGTCTAAGCGTTCACTGTATGTGTCGCTAAGCATCTATGCGGTCATTGTGTGCGTAGGCTACTTTATGGAGACGGCGCTTCATTTTTATATACTGGCCTTTATGGTCGGGATCGTGCAGGGAGGCAGTCAGGCTGTGGCTCGTTCGATTTACAGCCAAATGGTGCCGCGTAGTCGGGCAGCAGAGTTCTTCGGTTTCTTAAGCTTGTCGAGCAAAATGTCAGCAGCGGTTGGTCCGGCGGTGTTCGGAACGGTGAGCTTGTTGACGGGTTCGACGCGAGTGGCGATTTTGTCTATTTTGGCGTTCTTTATTATCGGCATCGTGCTCTTGACGTTTGTTAATATTGAAAAAGGGAAGCGCGAAGCGGAGCTTGAGGATACTAGAGGTTAG
- a CDS encoding LysR family transcriptional regulator, with translation MNLSQLETLITISKTMSFRKAGELLNLTQPAVSAQIKSLEDEFKTVLIDRNQPVTLTDSGEVFLEHAQRILDIVDDMKQKLADLNQIPQGHIVLGTTTSIAIQILPRVLSYFQDQFPLIKTKILSMPSNQVVTQIENGTVDIGIGYLNEKNPNLVSSVLYYDTFELVVSPDHPLAGCQHPTIEMLREIPLIMLSPDTLGRKFADEVFRKYNIQPHIVMELSSSEEVKRMVELNLGAAIISKLSVGTELRRGSLRIVPIVELETAHPVGVMYRSGRYLSSAMQQFLSDLKGMPETQFIGSE, from the coding sequence GTGAATTTAAGTCAATTGGAAACGCTTATTACCATTTCAAAGACGATGAGCTTCCGCAAAGCAGGGGAACTGCTTAATCTCACACAACCTGCGGTGTCCGCTCAAATTAAAAGCTTAGAAGATGAATTCAAGACCGTACTTATCGACCGCAATCAGCCAGTAACATTAACGGATAGTGGCGAGGTGTTTTTAGAGCACGCGCAGCGCATCCTAGATATTGTAGACGACATGAAACAAAAATTAGCGGATCTAAATCAAATTCCACAAGGGCATATCGTGCTAGGAACGACGACTTCGATCGCCATTCAAATTTTGCCACGTGTGCTGTCTTATTTTCAAGATCAATTTCCGCTCATTAAGACCAAAATATTGTCCATGCCATCCAACCAAGTCGTGACACAGATTGAGAATGGCACTGTAGACATCGGGATCGGCTACTTGAATGAAAAAAATCCGAACCTTGTCTCATCCGTGTTGTATTACGATACGTTTGAGCTCGTCGTCAGCCCTGATCATCCGTTAGCGGGTTGCCAGCATCCGACGATCGAAATGTTGCGGGAAATCCCACTCATTATGTTATCACCAGATACACTGGGGCGTAAATTTGCCGATGAAGTGTTTCGCAAATACAACATCCAGCCGCATATCGTGATGGAACTATCCAGCAGCGAAGAAGTTAAGCGGATGGTAGAACTCAATTTGGGAGCAGCGATCATTTCCAAGCTGTCAGTAGGTACAGAGCTGCGGCGCGGTTCACTGCGCATCGTCCCGATCGTCGAGTTGGAGACCGCTCATCCCGTTGGCGTCATGTATCGGTCAGGACGCTATTTGAGTTCGGCTATGCAGCAGTTTTTAAGCGATTTAAAAGGAATGCCCGAAACTCAGTTTATTGGTTCTGAATAA
- a CDS encoding histidinol-phosphatase — MKFDLHTHHERCGHANGTIRDYVEAGIRHGLHVIGISDHTPYFGSEEDQPFPKITMKKSDFTNYVNEVLRLKEEYKGRIDVLLGIEADFFPAHAQLYHEILTQHPFDYIIGSVHHINEVSIFNKNRWKNLNTDEKRDIKRAYFKQIQASAQSGMFQILGHIDAMKGNYPSFSGIRTPDVIDETLQTIAACGVAIEINTSGKTKLSGGWYPADDILARALHYGVDVTFGSDAHKPERVGDEWDEVRTRLKEIGFTSWVYYKEKQKQIVPLD, encoded by the coding sequence ATGAAATTTGACTTGCACACCCACCATGAGCGTTGCGGACATGCTAACGGAACGATCCGCGATTATGTTGAAGCTGGTATTCGCCACGGGCTGCACGTCATAGGAATTTCAGACCATACGCCTTATTTCGGCAGTGAGGAAGACCAACCATTTCCGAAAATTACGATGAAGAAGAGCGATTTCACTAACTATGTGAACGAAGTGCTACGCTTGAAAGAAGAGTACAAAGGACGAATTGATGTACTACTTGGCATCGAGGCTGACTTCTTCCCTGCACATGCACAATTGTATCACGAGATACTAACGCAACACCCGTTCGATTACATTATCGGATCCGTTCATCATATTAATGAAGTTAGCATATTCAATAAAAATCGGTGGAAGAACTTGAACACGGATGAAAAAAGGGATATCAAGCGCGCCTACTTCAAGCAGATTCAAGCTTCGGCCCAGTCCGGTATGTTTCAGATTCTTGGCCATATTGACGCGATGAAAGGCAACTATCCTTCATTTTCAGGCATCAGAACGCCTGATGTGATCGATGAAACGTTGCAGACCATCGCAGCATGCGGTGTAGCTATCGAGATTAATACGTCTGGCAAGACGAAACTAAGCGGTGGTTGGTACCCTGCTGACGATATTTTAGCGCGGGCACTTCATTACGGTGTCGATGTGACTTTCGGCTCTGATGCCCACAAGCCCGAACGTGTCGGTGACGAATGGGATGAAGTACGTACACGGCTGAAGGAAATCGGATTTACGTCGTGGGTGTATTACAAAGAAAAGCAGAAACAAATTGTGCCGCTCGATTGA
- a CDS encoding DMT family transporter codes for MWSCQRDHAPHFQRVMVACSAIREGEKVGTQKLKAQQWFTHPVGMAVSATLATLLWGSAMPAIKIGYEALGIGSAAIYEQWVFAGYRFTLAGLLLVLFAAVVDRSSNAIDATGGAAKSGRSLSIWALRGNIGWRVTRLAAVQTFLQYIFFYIGLSLSTGMKGAIITGATSLFQMVIARMIDRSETFTPAKTFGLTLGFAGVAIVTLNQGGLTMSLNIGDLCLLVSALFGACGNVLARHEARQLPVLWLTGRQMLLGGIGLTVIGAWKAGIAPFQWDAATIGLLTYLAFLSAAGFSLWNLVMKYNRVSTVSMFLFLIPVFGVLLSAWLLDEVWNVWTFVALFLVVAGIVVVNRASVVRTVNKDSRAAS; via the coding sequence ATGTGGTCATGTCAACGTGACCATGCACCTCATTTCCAGCGAGTCATGGTGGCGTGTTCAGCTATACGGGAAGGTGAAAAGGTGGGGACACAGAAGTTGAAAGCACAGCAATGGTTTACACACCCTGTCGGCATGGCTGTTAGCGCAACATTGGCAACGTTGTTATGGGGAAGTGCGATGCCTGCGATCAAGATCGGATACGAGGCGCTGGGCATCGGCTCAGCTGCAATCTACGAGCAGTGGGTATTTGCAGGATATCGTTTCACGTTGGCCGGATTGCTATTAGTTCTATTCGCGGCGGTGGTGGACCGCTCTTCGAACGCGATCGATGCGACGGGTGGTGCGGCTAAGTCAGGTCGTTCCCTGTCAATCTGGGCGCTAAGAGGGAATATCGGCTGGCGTGTAACAAGGCTGGCAGCGGTACAGACATTTTTACAATACATATTTTTTTATATCGGGTTGAGCTTGAGTACGGGCATGAAAGGGGCCATCATTACAGGGGCGACGAGTTTGTTCCAAATGGTCATTGCCCGGATGATTGATCGCTCTGAGACGTTTACGCCAGCGAAGACGTTTGGCTTGACGCTCGGATTTGCCGGAGTCGCAATTGTCACGTTGAATCAAGGCGGGCTCACGATGTCACTGAACATCGGTGATTTATGTTTGCTGGTGTCTGCCTTGTTCGGGGCATGCGGCAACGTGCTAGCTCGTCATGAAGCGCGACAATTGCCCGTGCTATGGCTCACGGGGAGACAAATGCTATTAGGTGGTATCGGCCTGACTGTGATTGGAGCTTGGAAAGCTGGAATTGCACCGTTTCAATGGGATGCTGCAACGATCGGGCTGCTCACTTACTTAGCCTTTTTGTCGGCAGCAGGCTTTAGCTTGTGGAACTTAGTGATGAAATATAACCGAGTTAGCACGGTATCCATGTTCTTGTTCTTGATTCCGGTGTTTGGTGTACTGTTGTCTGCTTGGTTGTTGGACGAAGTATGGAACGTATGGACATTTGTCGCTCTGTTCCTCGTTGTAGCGGGAATTGTGGTCGTAAATCGTGCATCTGTAGTCCGGACGGTGAACAAGGATTCTCGGGCGGCAAGTTAG